Within the Salvia hispanica cultivar TCC Black 2014 chromosome 4, UniMelb_Shisp_WGS_1.0, whole genome shotgun sequence genome, the region TGCACTTTTTTCTCCTCCTATCATGCCTACTCCTGCTAATACTATGTTTTCAAAACATTAGACCAGTATCAGGATATACAGCTTTGTATTATTCCAACCTTCGACCCACTGTGGTTTGCCAGCAAGTGAGCCTTCTCTAGGTTTATCCTATCCCATCTGCAATTAATGTGCTGGGATAGGTTGGTGGCTGACGCTGTCAAATTCCTTGAAATCGAATCACCTAgaacttatttcttttatctCAGTTCAAACTTAACTCCTTCGTCGTTATCTGGCACTAGAACTTATTTAACATGCTTGACATTGGCAGACGTTGATCTACTTCTATGAGCCGATAGAGGTGGAGCAAGATCAGGTGATTGAAGGTTCTGTAACACTGACACAAAGCTTGGAAAATGCCCGGTTCATGAATGTTCATCTAGAGTACTCGTAAGCCAAGcttcctctctctttcccATATGGTTCCTTCTTATTATTAACATGAGTTTCTCACCTACGCGCAGATCTGGTGGTCGTTCTTTCGTGAAAGAATCAGTAATGCGATGATTGAGGCCCAGTCTTTATGAGCTGATTGACTTGACTGACATCCATTTGAGGAGTCTTGGATGGTTTGAAAGGTGGCTTTGTGGTGCATATTGCACAAGCTAGAGAAAAAGGGGATATTGATGGTAGAGgtagagaagagagaagagataTATAGGGTTTGTGTCCAACAATTAAAGATGGGACCTCTAGATTTGCTCCTTGTTGTACTTTCTTTTTATGACTTTTAAATGGCTAGCTTAGCTACGCTCGTGTACCATTAGCAACACTTGAAACTTTTGGAATTTTTGCAATTTGCTAAATCCAGATCTTGTggcatttttagaaatgttaTTGCTCGTAATCTGTAGTTTTCTCATAGGTTTGTAATTGCAGTTTCATAAAAAAGACATTTTTGGAATGATATAAATTGTAATACTActgcataattaataaagtaagagaggaatagaaaaataaatagtagtaattgaaatattactagtattatttattagtgGAGTGAATGAGGTTTATTAGAGAGagtgatttttaaaataaaattgtctAATTTTGGTTTCATCTATTTGTATGTATTGCCTGAGAGATACCATAACATGATTTTAGGAGAAATGGTTTAGGTGGAGCAAggtgataaaaatataattaaatattttaatgaagagaaagagatttatttttaaatttagtaagTGGACATTTTAAACGAGATAAACAAGTAGATATGATGGAAAGAGCAGTAGGAGTATACATTTAAGTAtacttttatactccattaagcagtagtaaaaatgaaaggaTATTATTTAGTGATAGTTACAATCATGCTCTCATATCCAACGGCTGTGGCAGTGCCCAAATCATCGATCCGcgaaatcaatttttcattttacactTTTGAACCCAAATACAAAAACTTGGCGCCAATTCGAAACCACAAAAATACTCAAATTGAGATTGgctctaaaattgaaaattacacAAATTTTTGCAGCCTTCCCTCCCGAttctccatcttcttcttctatcACTGAGAGTATAAATACACTCATCTAAGCCTGCCTAAGCCCAACCCAGTAATCTCGccttcaattttttccttcatttttcGGAAATTGCAGATCTGTAAATGGCGGGCGGCGCAGCATCATCCAACGCCTCGAGACAGAGGAAGAGAGTGGAGGCTGAATCCGCCTCTCTCAAACGCGCTAGAGACGGCAGCGCCTTTACCAAATGGTACTCTTCTTCTCCGTTAATCTTACTTTTTGTAAGTCGATCTCTAGGTTTTAGTCtgttttactattattatttgatacgAGAGAACGTTTTGCAGCGAGGAATGCCACAAGGATGTGGCGGTGGCTTTGATTAGCTTCCACAACTGTAGCCTTGATGCTAAGATTAAGATGAATCTAggtatttcaattttcgtatttttattttctgttgtAATTACtttgttcaaaaattttaatctatatGCGTTAAGACTTAAGGTGTTagtttgagtttttttttttttttttttttttttttttttttttttttttttgtggtgtGGATTGCTGTTTAGTTTATCGATCTCTATTTATGTAGAGTCTCAGGTTGTGGAAATGGCTGAGACAAAGAAGAAGGCATCGGCAGAGAAGTAATTTTCCGAAgctataattatgtctttttgttttatgtatgGGATTTGAGAATACAGATTTAGAATGCTAATTAACACCTAAAATGATGCAGAAAGAAGACAAAACAAACTGATTCGAAGCCAAAGAAGGCCAAAAATCCAAATGGAAAGAAGCGTCCTCCCACTGCTTTCTTCTTGTTCATGTATGCACTGATCACCTGCCTTGAATCTGTTTTACTTTTATGAGTATATATGAATCGGTTTTGTGTAGTTGTTAATATGTTAGCATTTGAATGATTTGTAGGAATGACTTTAGGAAATCGTTCAAGGAGGCTAATCCTGACTGCAAGAGTGTTGCCACGGTAATGCTGTAGTGTGCGTGATTACTGTGTGAACTATCTGAGAAACATGATTCTGGTTTCAGTCATTTGAGTTCCATAAGAATttcttgtgtttgttttttaggTTGCAAAGGAAGGTGGTGAGAAGTGGAAATCAATGAATGATGATGTAAGTCAGAATTCACAAGTGTTAGTGTGTTGTGGTGAACTAATGTAAGATTCTTCACTGACTTGTATTTCCTACTTGATATATAGGAGAAGAAAGTGTATACTGATAGAGCTGCAGAGCTTAAAGCAGAGTATCAAAAGGCATCAGAGGCTGAAAATGAGCAAGTATGTCCCTTGCTTAGGTTTATTTATGTGGTAGATATGTTTATATGGTTTGCCATTGTTGATGAGGgtgtttatttatatataggaTGATGATGACTCAAACGAAAATGAGGTCAAGGATGATACAGCTGAAGATGAGATCAAGGATGATGCAGCTGAAGATGAGATCAAGGATGATGCAGCTGAAAATGAGGTCAAGGATGAAACGAAGGAGACATCTGAGAAAGAGATTAAGGATGATATAACTGATGAAGAAGTCAAAGAGGAAGAAATAGAAGATGATGAATAGTCCACCTGGCTAGTTGAATGCTAAATATAGGCAATTAGGACAGCTTTTTAGACCTTATGATGCTCAATTTGCTTCAAGCTTCTTGTATATCTACCTTCACTTGTGCACTGCTCATATTGCTTTGAGGAAATTTTGTGAAAGAGAAATGGTGCATTTGGTGTTTTACCCCATTCTACTGATATACTGTTGCTTTTTGGTTAAATTTGCCTGCATAtcatttatcttttcaatGTATCAACTTTGAATGAAGAATATATGGTAAGTCATAATTTGATCTTTATTTGTAGAAAGTAGGTTAATGTGAAAACTGGATTAACTTTGAGCTGGAGTCCTTTGAATGAAGAATATGGTAAGTTACTGCAAGAATTCAGGTGGGAAAGTGTAACTAACTcacagaagaaaaaaaagatagtaatTTAACTTGTGCTCATGGGATAATGAGCATAGAGACTCAGCATATCAGTGGcccatttttctcttcattttacTCTTGCAAGGTGGCAATGGTTTTCCACACAAGCACAAGTTGTGAGCATATGCAACTGGTGGGAATATGTTCAATGGCTTTCCTTGTGGGATCTTCCCACACAATCTGTTTGCCCTGAAGCTTGCATGCCTCAGTGCCTTGACTCCTAACAAACTGTCTGGGATTCTTCCAGTAAGCCCGTTTATCGACAGATCTAACCAATGCAGCTGCACAAATGATCCTAGACTAGCTGGGATTGTGCCCGTTATCTGGTTTCTTGAAATGTCGAATTTTTCCAGCTTGGCAAGGTTTGAAACTGAATCTGGAATATGACCTGATATCTTGTTGCTTGCCAGGTTCAGCACCTTCAATTTCATCCCCACAACGAATTCAGGAATCCTGCCAGAGATCTGGTTGTTGGACACATCCACGACCTCCATGTATCTGCTTAGTATCCTCGAAAGAGAGCCAAAGAGGCGGTTTGAATGGAGATCAAGAGCCGAAATCTGGCCAGGCAACCTCAATGTGGAGACATCAGCCTTGATCAAGTTGTTGGAGATCTTTGCAGTCCGCAAACTAGCCATGTTTGCCAAGAAACTCGAGATCCCACTAGTGAAATAGTTGTCTGATAGGTCCAACGTGGCCAAGGAGTCCGGCTTGGTGAAGTTTGGCAGCGCGCCACGCAGCTTACAGCCTGCTAGATGGACATCAGAGAGCTGCCGGTTTCTGATCCAACTAGGAACCGCCCCTAAATCAAGATCGTTGTAAGAAAGATCGATAGACAGAATCGAAGGGAGCCCCTTTGCAAACGCTGCATCAGGCAAAGAACCAGTCAGCAGATTTCTTGACAAGTTAAGGTTCCACAAGCTATGCAGCTCAGCCATGGATTCTGGGATTTGACCAGTGAGCTTGTTAAAGCCCAGCCTCAACACAGAAACTGATTTCATATTCCTAATTTGTGCAGGAATCCTTCCAACCAGGCGATTCTGATCAAGCGACAGCTCAGAAAGCCGAACTAAACTGCACAAAGAAACCGGTATCTGCCCAGAGAACTGGTTCCTTGTAAGCACAAGATATGTCAGATTTTGCAGCTGTCCAAGAGAATCCGGTATTGATCCAGACAACATGTTGAAGCTGAGATCAAGAGAGTGCAAGCTTCTGAGATTCCCAACAGCCTGAGGAATTGAGCCAGTGAGCAGATTCTTAGCCAGATTCAGCTGCAGGAGATTCCTCAAATTCCCCAATGCAGGTGGAATCTGGCCGTTAAAACGGTTACCACTCAAGGACAATATCTGAAGATTCCTCAACTTGCCTAAACTGGAAGGGATGGCTCCTTGCAGTGAGTTGTCATCAAGAACCAGTTGAGTGAGGCGTGTGAGGCCGGAGAAGCTGTCAGGAATCCTCCCAGCAATCCGTCTCATGCCGCTGATCACCATGATCTCCAAGAAATGCAAGGTGccgagagagggagagagaactCCCTTCATCAACACACCACCATGGCTCTGCAGCATCAATCTGTTGACTCTCCCGCCCTGGCCGCACTCCACGCCCTCCCAGCCGCCGCTGCAGCAGTCATCGCCACTCCACGTGGAGAGGAAGCCGGTGGTGTCCTTGGCAATGCCGGCTTTGAATCCAAGAAGAGCAGCTCTGTCTGCAGGTGAGCAGCCTGGGATTTCTGACTGTGAAGAAGCTGATTTCAAGAATGTCAGCATCATCACCACAAGTACAAGCCACATCACAAACTGCATTTTCTTGAAAGCTGgattttttggaatattttttttgttgcaaaTAAGTGTACTAGGAAAAATCTGTTGGGAAAGGAAGTGGGAAAATCAAATGAATGATGTGGTCTGaaagaaaagggaagaaaCACTCCCATATTTATAGTgaagtgaaaaattaaaattgtggtAAAAATTGTAATCTTGGTAGTGAAATTGAAGTGAATCACATGTAAAATTTTCGACCGTTTGGATGTTGTAGTAGAGCGAGCTCTTCACGAGTATTGTGAACTGCTTTGTATCGTTGGAGCGCCAATACCCATTCAAATTTCTTCTAAGTCTATTTAATTCAACTCCATCATTGTTTTTCTAGCGATTCTAACTTTCCATGTCTTCTCTACTTCATAATTTGtaagtaattgaaatttttgccTAAAATAAGTCAAAagatgatttttaattaaaaaatacattctgcaaaatttataataaatttttcattaatctattttttatatatgatgaacttttttaagaaaaaaattaaaaacaaagattttgttcaacatcaaaataaagagaagaaaattgatCTTTCGGATTTTGAAGTTCTATATTGTTGTGATAATTTATCGCACCCCCAAACCAAAAATTCTGGATACGCCACCGATTTTTGGTATGACTAATTTTCATATCGATACtgtacctcattttcggtataccgtacttcGTActgaagttcggtataccttacttttgcggtatacctgactttcaatatcaattaaaatagaaaatagagtttttagaatattatttatattttataattttaaaaataaattaaatataatttattcataattatatttatatttcacaatagattttataatttaaaaacatcTATGTTGCTCAGATGCACCGGATTTATCTTCTGAAATCAGAAGGCGCAATGGACCCAACCATCGCTGATGGCGCAGATGACTCGTCACCGCAAcccacaaattaaattaaatgcacCAGCCGGGAATCGAACCCGGGTCTGTACCGTGGCAGGGTACTATTCTACCACTAGACCACTGGTgctttttgtttgtttaaatCCAGTGATTACAATTTGTTATGCTTACATAATTTTGTCAATCTTTACTTTAGTTTGTTAATTTTGCAGTTATTGGTGATAgttagtttcgcttttccaaATAACAAAGCAAGTATGTGATCAAATTTAGTGTAATTTTAGTTGCGAATAGAAGTGGCGAAACACACGCTCTCCATAAAATCCTATGATAATTTTGTACATAGCCATCATTTTAAGATGTACATGTGTTAAGGCATTTGCATAAAGCTTCAACCATGTTGTCTAAGAGAGTTGGGTTCGTTTGTTGGTCAGTTGCAATATTTCAGTTAGAGTGATGTCAGTGGTGCACGCTTCTTCGAAACGGTTGGTTAGCAACCAATGATTTGAAGAGCTCAACGAGTGGGCAATTCTATTAGGGCATCCtacaatggggcggactatagcccgccctaagtcccgccctaagcattttactactttttattttgtatttatataatttatgcaaatatatcaagcaaaataaataaataaaaaaataacacaattaaggcaaatcctacatttacttaattaaaaaaaattacaaaattagaaatttttaaaaaaagtgcactacatataaaaaaaggagGCTAGTCTAGAGTAGTCCCAACCTGCGGCTGAGGCCATCGATCATCCGTTGGATGCCTTCGATTTGAGCCGGGTTGGTCGCTTGCATCAGGGCGTTGTGCGCGTCCAACAACGTCCTATAGTCGGAGGAGGCCACCAAATCCGTGTAGGCATGTGACGCAGCCTAAGACGTGGCCGTGGTCGCGCTCGGGGGCGGGTCATGTGGCTGGTTAGAAGCAGACGAGGATGTcgcttgcccttgcccttggcaGCCTTGATGCCAGGGGACGCCGGGAAGACATCGTTGTGCTCGAACTCTCATCCTCGAACACATAATGGTTGAGgaccattggagatgcgcCACTTTCGCTGCTTGTATAATCACCAAAGGTGCGCTTCGACGCCCTCTTCTTCGCCTCCGTCGATTCGGGCAGCATACCTCCAACGAATCTCCCTCAAGAGCGCCCAGGACTGGTAGTGCTTGAAGTCGCCGTACAATGACATGTACGATTGGATTGCTTTGTCGCGCACATCCGCGAGACTCTCGCCGCTGGCCTGCTCCCTCTCGCACTTATCGTACTCCCCCGCGAACAAATTGACCTGCTTCTTTATTTGGTTCCAGTGCTTGCGGAGCGGCTCCCGTTGGCGCTTGTAGGCGGTCGGCGGCTTGGACGCGTTGTATTTCTCGGCGATGCGCTCCCAATACGCAGTAATCTTCTGATTGTTGGCGAACACTGGATCCTCCGAAATatcaatccaacatctcgTAGAGACGATGGATTCTTCCAGCTAGTAGTTCGTCCTGCCCGGGGCGAACTCTTCATTCACCGTCGTAAGCGGCAACTTCTTTGCCTTGGGCCGCCTCTTCTTGGTCGCGGAGCCCGAGGTGTCgttggtggcggcggcggtggagggAGCTGCAACGGCGGACGCGCGGTCGCGAGATGGGGCCGGTGTGTGGGTGGGAGAAGGCTCCATGTCGGACAGCCCGTACGAGTCCGTGCTGAAATCGGGATTGTACTGGGTGTTGGTGTCGAATGGCAGGTATTCATCGGGTTCTGTACCCAACCATCGTGCACCACcgaacatcggactattcgGACTTGGGTAATCTCTGggattcattttatttgaaatgtagaaaatgtagtgtgaatttgagagtgaaagaagtgaaaagtgagaggtatatataggttttgaaaattgaataaaattaaataaataaccGAAAACGCGTGTGCATCGTCCGCcgcatcgtccgcgatgctacagtggcggacgatgcgacagATGATGGGACATCGTCCGCGCTTCGTCCGCAGACGATGGAGAAGCCATCGTGTGCGATGCCACAATGACGAACGATTGTGTATGACATTAGTGAGTTAATTGAGCTATTTCTCTTAACATTACAAAACATAAAACTCACATAACCCAAATTTGATAGGGCTGAACAAAAAATCTAATGGATTGACTTCATTAACTGAAACTTATCCTTAATACACTAGTCAAACTTTTTTACTTGCTTCTCAATTTGAAAATAAGGTTTTGGTGTTTGTGGCATATGTAGGTGTGGGTAAAAATAACgaaatacatatacatatcGAAAAGTTCGTATCAAAGTTTTGCATACCATGATTTTTGATATGGTATGATAGCTTCGTTACAGTCTCATATACCGCGAtagtccgtccctgaaaaatatgaactttctaattttcaaatagtTTAACGTATACATTACcctaaatatcattttatttacacaCATTATACCATTATAACTACACTATTAATGATGTgtaactcactttccattaacACTATTTATACTATCTTTTAACTCTATTCAGTTTACCAATTgaagtatatattaaaactcatgccgaaTCAAAAGTTCACACATTTCAGAGATGGAAAGATTAGTTTTTAT harbors:
- the LOC125219499 gene encoding high mobility group B protein 7-like — encoded protein: MAGGAASSNASRQRKRVEAESASLKRARDGSAFTKCEECHKDVAVALISFHNCSLDAKIKMNLESQVVEMAETKKKASAEKKKTKQTDSKPKKAKNPNGKKRPPTAFFLFMNDFRKSFKEANPDCKSVATVAKEGGEKWKSMNDDEKKVYTDRAAELKAEYQKASEAENEQDDDDSNENEVKDDTAEDEIKDDAAEDEIKDDAAENEVKDETKETSEKEIKDDITDEEVKEEEIEDDE
- the LOC125219498 gene encoding DNA damage-repair/toleration protein DRT100-like yields the protein MQFVMWLVLVVMMLTFLKSASSQSEIPGCSPADRAALLGFKAGIAKDTTGFLSTWSGDDCCSGGWEGVECGQGGRVNRLMLQSHGGVLMKGVLSPSLGTLHFLEIMVISGMRRIAGRIPDSFSGLTRLTQLVLDDNSLQGAIPSSLGKLRNLQILSLSGNRFNGQIPPALGNLRNLLQLNLAKNLLTGSIPQAVGNLRSLHSLDLSFNMLSGSIPDSLGQLQNLTYLVLTRNQFSGQIPVSLCSLVRLSELSLDQNRLVGRIPAQIRNMKSVSVLRLGFNKLTGQIPESMAELHSLWNLNLSRNLLTGSLPDAAFAKGLPSILSIDLSYNDLDLGAVPSWIRNRQLSDVHLAGCKLRGALPNFTKPDSLATLDLSDNYFTSGISSFLANMASLRTAKISNNLIKADVSTLRLPGQISALDLHSNRLFGSLSRILSRYMEVVDVSNNQISGRIPEFVVGMKLKVLNLASNKISGHIPDSVSNLAKLEKFDISRNQITGTIPASLGSFVQLHWLDLSINGLTGRIPDSLLGVKALRHASFRANRLCGKIPQGKPLNIFPPVAYAHNLCLCGKPLPPCKSKMKRKMGH